One window of the Pelobates fuscus isolate aPelFus1 chromosome 12, aPelFus1.pri, whole genome shotgun sequence genome contains the following:
- the TMEM138 gene encoding transmembrane protein 138, whose translation MLQPGNYSLVLSLQFLLLLFDLFVNSFSELLRSAPVIQLVLFILQDVGTLFAAIVLFLMLFNTFVFQTGLLNLLCQRFQVTVFLCALHLALSISLHVWIMNLRWNTVNYFIWSDGLQALFVLQRFVAVLYFYFYKRTALSLGDSRFYHDSLWLRKEFAQVRG comes from the exons ATGCTACAGCCTGGTAATTACAGCCTGGTGCTCTCACTGCAGTTCCTGTTGCTGCTCTTCGATCTCTTTGTCAATTCTTTTTCAGAACTCCTGCGCTCAGCCCCGGTCATACAGCTGGTTCTCTTTAT ATTGCAGGATGTGGGCACACTGTTTGCAGCAATTGTCCTGTTTCTTATGCTCTTTAACACGTTCGTGTTCCAAACCGGACTTCTCAACCTCCTCTGTCAACGTTTCCAAGTCACAGTCTTTCTGTGTGCTCTTCACTTAGCTCTCAGCATATCACTACATGTTTGGATTATG AATTTGCGCTGGAATACTGTAAACTATTTTATTTGGTCTGATGGACTACAGGCTTTATTTGTGCTTCAGCGATTTG TGGCTGTATTGTATTTTTACTTCTACAAGAGGACCGCTCTGAGTCTTGGAGACTCACGCTTCTACCATGACTCTCTCTGGCTGCGCAAGGAGTTTGCTCAAGTGCGTGGATAA